From Paenibacillus sp. V4I7, one genomic window encodes:
- a CDS encoding YtxH domain-containing protein: MSEAVGTNKGGLLLGLVIGGAVGAVTSLLLAPKAGSELREDLSNTYRTFNDKTSQLASAVGQKTQDIVSTVSDKTQDIASAVSEKTQEVASAVSEKTKDMASSVSHQASEAADKAKESKQLAAESLQAAKTNYQNNQH; the protein is encoded by the coding sequence ATGAGTGAAGCAGTCGGAACAAACAAAGGCGGACTATTGTTAGGTTTAGTAATCGGCGGCGCTGTAGGCGCGGTAACCTCATTGTTATTAGCCCCTAAAGCCGGGTCGGAGCTGCGTGAAGACTTGTCGAATACGTACCGCACGTTCAATGATAAAACAAGCCAATTGGCTTCCGCTGTAGGTCAGAAAACACAGGATATTGTCTCAACCGTAAGTGACAAAACACAAGATATCGCATCAGCTGTTAGTGAGAAGACGCAGGAAGTTGCTTCAGCAGTTAGTGAGAAAACAAAGGATATGGCCAGCTCCGTTAGCCATCAAGCTTCAGAAGCCGCTGATAAGGCCAAAGAAAGCAAACAGCTTGCAGCTGAGTCTTTACAGGCTGCCAAAACGAATTACCAAAATAATCAACATTAA
- a CDS encoding IS1182 family transposase has translation MLHSDKENPQMSYEMVYLDELVPDNHLVRLLQRHIDFSFITDKVKDYYHPTHGRPSIDPIRLFKMMLIGYLFGVRSERQLEQDIIVNNAYRWFLGLSLRDPVPHHSTISWNRHHRFPGSVFQDVFDEVVRLAISHRMVAGRLLVTDSTHMQASANINKYTMQELAKAPSAYLEELEQAVNEERKKHGQKELAPDSSERPKERHIVSKTDPDSGYMKRKGKPEGFFYLEHRTVDAKFNIITDSFVTPGNVNDSTVYIDRLQRQQETFGWQENIEAVILDSGYKGAYVCKKLEEMSIMGVIAPRKIPARKGIFSKEQFTYDADKDVYRCPANQEMIYYTTKRTGEKIYHTEGETCKNCPLFGQCTASEERREMGRHVWEVYKEHVTAHTQSEVGRQLYAKRKETIERSFAESKELYGLRRCRFRGRKGVQEQTLMTSVAQNLKRIARYLARLGGCICAAPFRTRCSG, from the coding sequence TTGTTGCATAGCGATAAGGAAAATCCTCAGATGAGTTACGAAATGGTTTATCTGGATGAACTGGTACCAGATAACCATCTCGTTCGCTTGCTTCAGCGACATATTGACTTCTCTTTTATCACGGATAAAGTAAAGGATTACTATCATCCGACTCACGGGCGACCATCCATTGACCCAATTCGATTGTTTAAAATGATGCTGATCGGCTATCTATTTGGTGTTCGCTCGGAGCGGCAGCTAGAGCAGGATATCATAGTCAACAACGCCTATCGCTGGTTCCTCGGTCTTTCACTAAGAGATCCTGTTCCGCATCACAGCACCATTAGTTGGAACCGGCACCACCGCTTTCCGGGCAGTGTGTTTCAAGATGTGTTCGATGAAGTTGTTCGACTGGCAATTTCCCATCGTATGGTTGCAGGAAGACTGCTTGTAACAGACTCCACTCACATGCAGGCGAGTGCGAATATAAACAAGTACACGATGCAAGAACTCGCCAAAGCGCCCTCTGCTTATCTAGAAGAGCTGGAGCAGGCGGTAAATGAAGAACGCAAGAAACATGGGCAAAAAGAACTGGCACCGGACTCATCCGAACGGCCAAAGGAACGTCACATAGTAAGCAAAACGGATCCGGACAGTGGTTATATGAAACGTAAAGGAAAACCAGAAGGTTTCTTTTATTTGGAGCATCGGACGGTTGATGCTAAATTCAACATCATCACGGATTCGTTTGTCACCCCTGGAAATGTGAACGATTCTACGGTTTACATTGACCGATTACAGCGCCAGCAAGAAACGTTTGGCTGGCAGGAAAACATTGAAGCCGTCATACTAGATTCCGGATACAAGGGTGCGTACGTGTGCAAGAAATTAGAAGAGATGAGCATCATGGGTGTGATTGCGCCGCGTAAAATACCCGCTCGTAAAGGAATTTTTTCTAAAGAACAATTTACCTATGACGCTGACAAAGATGTCTATCGCTGTCCTGCAAACCAGGAGATGATCTATTACACGACGAAGCGAACAGGGGAGAAGATATATCACACGGAGGGGGAAACATGCAAGAACTGCCCACTCTTTGGCCAATGTACAGCTTCAGAAGAACGTCGAGAAATGGGACGACACGTATGGGAAGTGTACAAGGAACATGTGACCGCACACACACAAAGCGAGGTCGGCCGACAACTTTATGCTAAACGCAAGGAAACCATTGAGCGAAGTTTCGCAGAGTCCAAAGAACTCTACGGGCTTCGCCGTTGCCGGTTCCGGGGACGAAAAGGTGTGCAAGAGCAGACCTTGATGACAAGTGTCGCGCAGAACCTCAAACGAATAGCCAGGTACCTGGCTAGGCTAGGAGGGTGTATTTGTGCTGCCCCTTTTCGAACAAGATGCTCTGGATGA
- a CDS encoding STAS domain-containing protein — protein sequence MNAIRKFTVYKQSNGKENIIYLSGELDLSAASELATALDSVVHKGNEILTLDLKELRYIDSTGIGMIVSVLKVRAAMKAAFRIHHIPAKIQRLFELTGIARYLVGREDQSQNKGVTERKEEII from the coding sequence GTGAACGCTATACGTAAATTTACTGTCTACAAACAATCGAATGGGAAAGAAAATATCATATACTTAAGTGGAGAACTCGATTTATCTGCTGCATCGGAGCTGGCCACAGCGCTTGACTCGGTCGTTCATAAAGGAAATGAGATTCTAACGTTAGATTTAAAAGAGTTGCGTTATATTGACAGTACCGGAATTGGTATGATTGTTTCCGTGCTTAAAGTGAGAGCTGCGATGAAGGCAGCCTTCCGTATACATCACATCCCTGCCAAAATCCAGCGACTATTCGAACTAACTGGCATAGCCCGCTATTTGGTAGGTCGTGAAGACCAAAGTCAAAACAAAGGTGTAACAGAAAGGAAAGAAGAAATCATATGA
- a CDS encoding DUF948 domain-containing protein: MLVQISAIIAAVAFVFLVFYLIQTLKSLKNSLDEITLTMGQMKDEVTQISSEVQDVILNTNEMAIDVRVKLSKLNHLFSSVNDVGQVIHELTSSVKQSATSLISAVKQTNLTQQTQPLSTKWKTILQGVTISYEMLQKMKAKKSPQTGVTK, from the coding sequence ATGTTAGTACAAATTAGTGCGATCATTGCAGCCGTTGCGTTTGTATTCCTTGTCTTCTATTTGATTCAAACTTTGAAATCACTGAAAAACTCATTAGATGAGATCACATTAACGATGGGCCAAATGAAGGATGAAGTCACACAGATCAGTTCGGAAGTACAGGACGTTATTCTCAATACCAATGAGATGGCCATAGATGTGCGTGTGAAGCTGTCGAAGCTTAATCATCTGTTCAGCTCGGTTAACGATGTAGGACAAGTGATTCACGAGTTAACATCGTCGGTGAAACAATCAGCCACGAGTTTAATCTCAGCCGTTAAACAAACGAATTTAACCCAACAAACTCAGCCGCTTAGTACGAAATGGAAGACGATCTTGCAAGGAGTTACCATCTCGTATGAGATGTTGCAAAAAATGAAAGCCAAGAAATCACCGCAAACCGGTGTTACGAAATAG
- the rsbW gene encoding anti-sigma B factor RsbW has protein sequence MNVIRLQIPAAAEYLDIVRLSLYGVATKLGFTYEDIEDMKVAVSEACNNAVLHGEPQSGSGQIEISYEPGDDRLTVKVKDDGTGFNYQERPEHTVPLSGASPSELQSGGLGIYLMQALMDEVIVKIDRGTEVTLVKYVQNKTTD, from the coding sequence ATGAATGTGATTCGTTTACAGATACCCGCGGCAGCGGAATACTTGGATATTGTAAGGCTCAGTCTCTATGGGGTTGCTACCAAGTTAGGTTTCACTTATGAAGATATCGAGGATATGAAGGTAGCGGTTTCGGAGGCTTGCAACAATGCTGTACTTCACGGGGAACCGCAGAGTGGCAGTGGGCAAATTGAAATTAGCTATGAGCCCGGAGACGACAGGTTGACTGTGAAAGTGAAAGATGATGGCACAGGTTTTAATTATCAAGAACGCCCCGAGCATACGGTGCCTTTGTCTGGGGCTTCGCCAAGTGAACTACAGTCTGGAGGCCTTGGCATTTATCTCATGCAAGCGCTGATGGATGAAGTTATCGTGAAAATAGACCGAGGAACCGAAGTCACGCTCGTCAAATATGTCCAAAACAAAACCACGGATTGA
- a CDS encoding glucose-1-phosphate adenylyltransferase: protein MKKRECVAMLLAGGEGTRLGPLTKNVAKPAVHFGGKYRIIDFTLSNCRNSGMDTVGVLTQYKPAVLHAHIGKGEVWGMVNESGGISILERQVSAPNAYSGTADAIYQNISYLRAHDPSYVLIISGDHIYHMDYRAILEHHKASGADATLSVIPVRWEEASRFGIMNTDEHHRITGFAEKPLKPVSNLASMGVYIFNWEVLKACLEQDAKDMTSSHDFGHDIIPGLLAAGAYLSAYPFKGYWKDVGTIESLWESHMDLLGYTPRLHLDHDTWPVLTQERDLPKSHVALGARVNNAVIGDGATIHGHVNHSVLFDGVRVGENSRVLNSVIMPGVQIGKNALILNAVIGEGSIIKDGAIVGKPGGAEIIAVGEKTVVGRHYPAKIPAKLTDTRLNFG, encoded by the coding sequence ATGAAAAAGCGGGAATGTGTAGCCATGTTATTAGCTGGCGGTGAAGGAACTAGATTGGGTCCTTTAACTAAAAATGTCGCTAAGCCGGCTGTTCATTTTGGCGGAAAATATAGAATTATCGACTTTACCTTGAGCAATTGCCGTAATTCCGGTATGGATACGGTCGGTGTGCTGACGCAGTACAAGCCAGCTGTTTTGCATGCCCATATTGGCAAAGGGGAAGTCTGGGGCATGGTGAATGAAAGCGGCGGCATCTCTATTCTGGAAAGGCAGGTTAGCGCTCCGAATGCTTATTCGGGAACAGCGGATGCCATCTATCAAAATATATCCTACCTTCGTGCACATGATCCAAGCTACGTGTTAATTATTTCTGGTGATCATATTTATCATATGGATTACAGAGCTATACTCGAGCATCATAAAGCTTCTGGTGCCGATGCAACGCTTTCGGTTATTCCAGTGAGATGGGAAGAAGCGAGCCGATTCGGCATTATGAATACGGACGAGCATCACCGGATTACCGGATTTGCTGAGAAACCACTCAAACCTGTTAGCAATCTGGCTTCCATGGGCGTTTATATATTTAATTGGGAAGTGCTGAAGGCATGCCTGGAACAAGATGCGAAAGATATGACATCGAGTCATGATTTTGGTCATGATATTATTCCTGGACTGTTGGCGGCAGGTGCCTATTTATCCGCTTATCCATTTAAAGGGTATTGGAAAGATGTCGGTACGATCGAAAGCCTATGGGAATCCCATATGGATTTACTTGGTTATACGCCAAGGCTGCATTTGGATCATGATACATGGCCTGTACTGACCCAAGAGCGTGATCTTCCGAAAAGCCATGTCGCCCTAGGTGCTAGAGTGAACAATGCAGTGATAGGAGACGGCGCAACCATTCATGGTCATGTGAATCATTCTGTTCTATTTGATGGTGTTAGAGTTGGAGAAAATAGTAGAGTGCTGAACAGTGTCATTATGCCAGGTGTACAGATTGGAAAAAATGCACTTATTCTTAATGCTGTTATTGGAGAAGGATCCATTATCAAAGATGGAGCTATTGTTGGTAAGCCAGGTGGTGCAGAGATTATTGCAGTAGGTGAGAAAACAGTGGTAGGACGTCATTATCCAGCTAAGATACCTGCTAAGCTGACGGATACGAGGCTGAATTTCGGTTAA
- the glgB gene encoding 1,4-alpha-glucan branching protein GlgB produces the protein MTTLASEASPDALYLLHEGTQYQSYHFLGSHVEERSGQMGVNFAVWAPNAKQVNVSGSFNGWNGSNHEMSLADGVWTLFIPELGEGTLYKYEIVTLDDECYLKSDPYAFHSELRPGTASIVTSLEGYEWQDEAWLANNTSNQFLQQPLLIYEVHLGSWKRKEDGGFYSYVELADGLVDYVHERGYTHIELMPLEEHPLDASWGYQVTSYFSVTSRFGSPKDFMYFVDRCHQKGIGVIMDWVPAHFCKDAHGLTRFDGTPLYEYADSRKGEHPTWGTQVFDYAKPEVLSFLISNALFWMDVYHIDGLRVDAVYSILTLNFDREEEERIVNEKGGDENLEGIAFLQKLNAVVFSRYPNALMMAEDTSSYPGVTAPVENGGLGFNYKWNLGFTWNTLTYMKKNQEERRSQEDQLTNSLLNAWDENYILPYAHDEVVHSNKSLLGKMSGDDNWQRFANLRVLYTYMMGHPGKKLLFMGNEFGQIDDWNSEASLEWDLLKFEEHQQFEHFVKNMNHFYIAERALWELDYEPIGFEPINAEDKSDGLVSFIRNSENGNEQLVIICNFKPEAHEGYRLGVMRPGRYQEVFNSDKQEFGGSGVTNDRTLVSEEWTCQDCPHSITVSIPPLAAIVLKYIPSEG, from the coding sequence ATGACGACATTGGCATCGGAAGCCAGTCCAGACGCTTTGTATTTATTACATGAGGGGACGCAGTATCAAAGTTATCATTTTCTGGGTTCCCATGTGGAAGAGCGCAGTGGTCAGATGGGGGTTAACTTCGCAGTTTGGGCGCCAAATGCCAAACAGGTTAACGTTTCAGGCAGCTTCAATGGATGGAATGGCAGCAATCACGAGATGTCGCTAGCAGATGGCGTATGGACGCTGTTCATTCCGGAACTAGGTGAAGGCACACTATATAAATATGAAATCGTCACTTTGGACGATGAATGCTATCTAAAGTCAGATCCTTATGCGTTTCATTCCGAGCTTCGACCCGGAACGGCTTCTATTGTGACCTCACTGGAAGGTTATGAATGGCAGGACGAGGCGTGGTTGGCGAACAACACGTCAAACCAATTCCTACAACAGCCGCTCCTTATCTACGAGGTGCATTTGGGCAGTTGGAAGCGCAAGGAGGACGGCGGATTCTACAGTTATGTGGAATTAGCTGATGGGCTAGTCGATTATGTGCATGAACGGGGCTATACCCATATTGAGCTGATGCCGTTAGAGGAACATCCTCTGGATGCGTCTTGGGGCTATCAGGTAACCAGCTACTTCTCAGTGACTAGCCGATTTGGATCACCGAAGGACTTCATGTACTTCGTAGACCGCTGCCACCAGAAGGGAATTGGGGTCATTATGGATTGGGTGCCCGCACATTTTTGCAAGGACGCTCACGGCTTGACCCGATTCGATGGGACACCGCTTTATGAATATGCAGACAGCCGAAAAGGTGAACATCCTACTTGGGGGACGCAGGTATTCGATTACGCAAAGCCGGAAGTTCTTAGTTTCCTAATCTCTAATGCCCTATTTTGGATGGATGTCTATCATATTGATGGGTTAAGAGTGGATGCGGTTTATAGCATACTAACGCTGAATTTCGATCGAGAAGAAGAGGAGCGTATTGTGAATGAAAAGGGCGGCGATGAGAATCTCGAAGGAATTGCCTTCCTCCAGAAACTGAATGCCGTCGTATTCTCCAGGTATCCCAATGCACTGATGATGGCAGAGGATACGAGCTCTTATCCAGGCGTAACCGCTCCCGTCGAGAATGGCGGACTAGGCTTTAATTACAAATGGAACTTAGGCTTTACGTGGAACACGCTTACGTATATGAAGAAAAATCAGGAAGAACGCAGAAGTCAGGAAGATCAATTGACGAATTCGCTGCTAAATGCTTGGGATGAAAATTATATTCTCCCCTATGCGCATGATGAAGTGGTTCATTCCAACAAATCCCTTCTCGGTAAAATGTCAGGTGACGATAACTGGCAGCGTTTCGCTAATCTGCGAGTGCTGTACACCTATATGATGGGTCATCCGGGCAAAAAGCTGCTTTTTATGGGGAATGAATTCGGTCAGATCGATGATTGGAATTCGGAAGCTTCGCTGGAATGGGATTTATTGAAATTCGAAGAACATCAGCAATTTGAGCATTTTGTGAAAAATATGAATCACTTCTACATAGCGGAGAGAGCCTTATGGGAGTTGGATTATGAACCGATCGGCTTCGAACCGATTAACGCTGAGGATAAAAGCGATGGACTTGTGTCTTTCATTCGAAACTCGGAAAACGGCAATGAACAGCTCGTCATCATCTGTAATTTTAAGCCTGAGGCTCATGAGGGATATCGACTAGGGGTGATGAGGCCCGGGCGTTATCAGGAGGTCTTTAATAGTGATAAGCAAGAATTCGGTGGATCGGGCGTGACGAATGACAGAACGCTAGTCTCCGAAGAGTGGACATGCCAGGATTGTCCGCACAGCATAACGGTATCGATACCTCCCCTGGCAGCAATCGTACTCAAATATATTCCTTCGGAAGGATGA
- a CDS encoding STAS domain-containing protein, protein MSTEKFQVDQEELEKSIQLRISGELDLAAALTFRHALEAVVHRADKALILDVGQLRYIDSTGIGIMVSALKIRDELKAPFTVSNIPDGIKRLFDLTGISGFLNEGIEGSA, encoded by the coding sequence ATGTCAACAGAGAAGTTCCAAGTTGATCAAGAAGAATTGGAGAAATCTATACAGCTTCGTATCAGTGGGGAGCTCGATTTGGCTGCGGCCTTAACGTTCCGTCATGCGCTCGAAGCGGTTGTTCATCGGGCGGATAAGGCGTTAATCCTCGATGTCGGGCAGTTGAGGTATATTGATAGCACGGGGATTGGCATTATGGTCTCAGCCTTGAAAATTCGGGATGAGTTGAAAGCGCCGTTCACGGTCAGTAATATCCCGGACGGCATTAAGAGGTTGTTTGATCTTACGGGAATCTCAGGATTCCTGAACGAAGGGATCGAAGGAAGCGCATGA
- the glgD gene encoding glucose-1-phosphate adenylyltransferase subunit GlgD, which translates to MMKDVLGMINLMNEQDDLSTLTRNRCVAAVPFAGQYRLVDFALSNMSNSGIQKVVVLANSKADSLLEHVGDGHHWGLDASDTGGFSILPPFSLWIDPASDTRDFDHGDLLHLYSHLDYLRSCTETYILLAPSSVIYRSNFENMVDFHLSSDAEITVLFKHLTEIDRHAHIGRAYNLEMNDQGRVISASQTYHALPSLTPQNIDLDTMVMERKLLIDLIEKSLKRGSEIYLKEVIWAHLADIHVQGYANHGYMAIMDSVDSYYVHSMDLLQPQGWKQFMINQEFVYTRKEVEQATACNHDALIRNSFVAHGCRIEGYVENSILFPGVTVSKGASVKNSVIMHDCAIEASVYLDRVILDKQVVVEQGAVLCGQYAHPFVAEKSEVI; encoded by the coding sequence ATGATGAAAGATGTTCTTGGCATGATCAATCTCATGAATGAACAGGATGATTTATCAACGCTAACCCGAAATCGTTGTGTCGCTGCTGTGCCTTTTGCGGGTCAGTACCGACTAGTAGATTTTGCGCTTTCTAATATGAGCAATTCGGGCATTCAGAAAGTCGTCGTTTTGGCTAATTCGAAGGCGGATTCACTGCTTGAACATGTGGGTGACGGGCATCACTGGGGGTTAGATGCTTCGGATACAGGAGGGTTCTCTATTCTCCCGCCTTTCTCCCTGTGGATAGATCCCGCGAGTGATACACGAGATTTCGACCATGGCGATCTCCTTCATCTCTACAGTCATCTCGATTATTTAAGGTCGTGCACCGAAACCTATATTTTGCTTGCGCCTAGCAGCGTTATTTATCGTTCTAATTTCGAAAATATGGTCGATTTTCACCTCAGCAGTGATGCGGAAATTACGGTACTTTTTAAACATTTGACAGAGATTGACCGTCATGCTCATATTGGTCGCGCTTACAACTTGGAGATGAATGATCAAGGCCGCGTGATTAGCGCCTCTCAGACTTATCACGCACTGCCGAGCTTAACACCGCAAAATATCGATTTGGATACGATGGTTATGGAACGGAAGCTACTGATCGATCTCATTGAGAAGAGCTTGAAGCGCGGGAGCGAGATCTATCTGAAAGAGGTCATCTGGGCTCATCTGGCCGATATTCATGTACAAGGCTATGCCAATCATGGGTATATGGCGATTATGGATTCCGTGGACAGTTACTATGTGCACAGCATGGATCTCCTGCAACCGCAAGGTTGGAAGCAATTCATGATTAATCAAGAGTTTGTCTATACGCGAAAAGAGGTAGAACAAGCAACGGCCTGTAACCATGACGCGCTGATCCGTAATTCGTTCGTCGCTCATGGCTGCCGGATTGAAGGCTATGTGGAGAACAGCATCTTGTTTCCAGGTGTGACGGTAAGTAAAGGTGCCAGTGTTAAGAATAGTGTCATCATGCATGATTGTGCAATTGAAGCAAGCGTGTATTTGGACCGTGTTATTTTGGACAAGCAGGTCGTTGTAGAGCAAGGGGCCGTGTTATGCGGTCAGTACGCACATCCTTTTGTGGCTGAGAAAAGTGAAGTAATCTAA
- a CDS encoding PP2C family protein-serine/threonine phosphatase, whose amino-acid sequence MSIVIVDDNATNLLIIEKILLKAGYTDLVMVSSARELYQLLDMDSPSTVEVPVDLILMDMMMPEIDGVEACRTVQADERFRDIPIIFVTAMGDSNKLAEALDAGALDYVMKPINKVELLARIRSTLRLKYEKDWHKERDKRIKYELDLAKQVQLSVLSSPLKDEHIQISAVYKPSSELAGDFYAWYSIGPNRHGIILLDMMGHGISSSLVCMYIYSALKDTITNICDPEGVMRELNGRMNQLHQSDNLINYYFTAIYMVLDTERRTIEYVNAGHPAGIALLDGEVKLLTEGCCALGFFEGIEITKGVIPYEKEARIVLFTDGLSEWLDDEQEDGITKIMGSLKETTTHDPDGLVERIYPYAKTGSPQDDMCLVMITT is encoded by the coding sequence ATGAGTATTGTGATAGTAGACGACAACGCGACGAATTTACTTATTATTGAAAAAATCCTGCTTAAAGCCGGTTACACCGATTTGGTTATGGTGTCTTCTGCCAGAGAGCTGTATCAATTATTGGATATGGATTCACCAAGCACGGTTGAAGTACCGGTTGATTTGATTTTGATGGATATGATGATGCCGGAAATTGATGGGGTGGAAGCTTGTCGAACAGTTCAAGCCGACGAAAGGTTCCGGGATATTCCGATTATTTTCGTGACGGCGATGGGGGATTCCAATAAACTGGCTGAAGCGCTGGATGCCGGGGCACTCGATTATGTGATGAAGCCGATCAATAAGGTGGAGCTGCTTGCGCGTATTCGTTCTACGCTCCGCTTGAAATATGAGAAGGATTGGCACAAAGAGCGGGACAAGCGGATTAAGTATGAGCTTGATTTGGCCAAGCAAGTCCAGCTTAGTGTACTGAGCAGCCCCCTTAAGGATGAGCATATCCAGATCTCAGCGGTCTATAAGCCTTCCTCTGAGCTTGCGGGTGACTTCTATGCCTGGTATTCGATCGGGCCGAATCGGCATGGGATCATTTTACTGGATATGATGGGGCATGGCATTTCGTCTTCGCTTGTTTGCATGTATATTTATTCCGCTTTGAAGGATACCATCACGAACATCTGTGATCCGGAAGGCGTGATGCGTGAGCTGAATGGGCGGATGAATCAGCTGCATCAATCAGATAACCTGATTAATTACTATTTTACAGCGATTTATATGGTCCTGGATACGGAACGGCGCACGATAGAGTATGTGAATGCCGGACATCCCGCAGGCATCGCGCTTCTAGACGGTGAAGTGAAATTGCTGACAGAAGGCTGTTGTGCCCTCGGCTTTTTTGAGGGGATTGAGATTACCAAAGGTGTTATTCCCTATGAGAAGGAAGCCCGAATTGTCTTGTTCACTGACGGTCTGTCGGAGTGGCTAGATGATGAACAAGAGGACGGCATCACCAAAATCATGGGAAGCTTGAAGGAGACGACGACGCACGATCCAGACGGCTTGGTTGAGCGCATTTATCCTTATGCCAAAACGGGTTCTCCGCAAGACGATATGTGCTTGGTTATGATAACAACGTAG
- a CDS encoding Dps family protein — MVKTATKASPITEILDKQVANFSILYMKLHNYHWYVKGENFFTLHIKFEELYTEAALHLDVIAERMLSLRTIPTATLQEHLATASIKEAKNEDTAEQMVKQLVSDFTRICSELTEGIELAEEQKDQPTADLLIGIRSSLEKHSWMLDAYLGK, encoded by the coding sequence ATGGTCAAAACCGCAACGAAAGCAAGTCCGATTACGGAGATTCTTGACAAGCAGGTCGCTAACTTTTCGATTCTCTATATGAAGCTGCATAACTATCATTGGTATGTGAAAGGTGAGAATTTCTTTACCCTACATATCAAATTCGAAGAATTATATACAGAGGCTGCCTTGCATCTAGACGTCATCGCGGAGAGAATGCTATCACTTCGTACCATTCCGACAGCTACCTTGCAGGAACATTTGGCCACAGCGTCCATTAAGGAAGCTAAGAATGAGGATACGGCTGAGCAAATGGTGAAGCAGCTGGTGAGTGACTTTACCCGCATTTGCTCGGAGCTGACAGAGGGAATTGAACTTGCTGAAGAGCAAAAAGATCAACCGACAGCCGATCTGCTCATCGGAATTCGCTCATCGCTCGAGAAGCACAGCTGGATGCTGGATGCGTACCTTGGCAAATAG
- the rsbW gene encoding anti-sigma B factor RsbW, whose protein sequence is MSPYIGLTIPAKAEYLDIVRLTLYGVATKAGFSFEDIEDMKVAVAEACNNAILHAYSHDQSGTVEVQFEHSSGFLRISVKDEGNSFNYVQTDADAASLHHKSISEATVGGLGLFLMQALMDDVQVLTHNGKGTEVILTKQLASQLNRKEEMV, encoded by the coding sequence ATGAGCCCATACATTGGCCTTACGATACCGGCAAAGGCAGAATATCTAGATATTGTTCGACTCACTTTATATGGCGTTGCCACCAAAGCGGGCTTTTCCTTCGAAGATATTGAAGATATGAAGGTTGCTGTGGCAGAAGCTTGCAATAATGCGATCCTGCATGCTTACTCTCATGACCAGTCAGGAACCGTGGAGGTTCAATTTGAACACAGCAGCGGATTTTTGAGGATTTCTGTGAAGGATGAAGGCAATAGCTTTAATTATGTTCAAACAGATGCCGACGCAGCCTCGCTGCACCATAAATCCATCAGTGAAGCGACGGTGGGGGGACTAGGTTTGTTCCTGATGCAAGCTTTAATGGATGATGTACAAGTACTGACGCATAACGGTAAAGGAACCGAGGTTATTCTGACGAAGCAACTGGCAAGCCAGCTGAATAGAAAAGAGGAAATGGTATGA
- a CDS encoding sigma-70 family RNA polymerase sigma factor produces MNANASSSKPLYEMYSKMKIYKETACQETATALLLHYEPIVRMAVGKMSRSRPDLYEDLFQVGQMSMLRLFVQYDSTMEIPFEAYAMKSLIGHLKNYLRDKSWYIQVPRRIKEKGSLVQRALDELTMKFERSPSIDEIAAYLELSPEETIEILAGRDYYNYTSLDTPLTSDGDSATIGDMIAGPTDDYQTLERRMDLEEAMTCLKEEERTVIGLIYHEGQSQRHIADQLGISQMSVSRIQKRAIDKLKTVLNQST; encoded by the coding sequence ATGAATGCGAATGCATCATCCTCGAAACCGTTATATGAAATGTACTCGAAAATGAAGATCTATAAGGAAACCGCTTGTCAAGAGACGGCTACGGCGCTGCTACTGCATTATGAACCCATTGTTCGTATGGCCGTAGGCAAGATGTCGCGGAGCCGTCCTGATTTATATGAGGATTTATTTCAAGTTGGACAGATGTCGATGCTGCGGCTTTTTGTACAGTATGACAGCACCATGGAGATTCCGTTTGAAGCCTATGCCATGAAAAGCTTAATTGGTCATCTGAAAAATTATTTGCGTGACAAGTCATGGTACATACAGGTTCCAAGACGAATTAAGGAGAAAGGTTCGCTTGTCCAGCGTGCCCTGGATGAGCTAACTATGAAGTTTGAACGTTCGCCGAGTATCGATGAGATTGCGGCTTATTTGGAGCTGAGTCCGGAAGAAACGATTGAGATTCTGGCAGGCCGCGATTATTATAATTACACTTCACTGGATACTCCGCTCACGAGTGATGGGGATAGTGCGACGATTGGCGATATGATCGCTGGTCCAACGGATGACTATCAAACCCTCGAGAGACGTATGGATCTTGAAGAGGCGATGACTTGTTTGAAAGAGGAAGAACGCACTGTTATTGGTCTTATCTATCATGAAGGACAATCGCAACGGCACATTGCTGACCAATTAGGGATTTCTCAGATGAGTGTATCCCGGATTCAAAAGCGGGCGATTGATAAGCTGAAGACTGTCTTAAACCAGAGCACGTAA